In Candidatus Nitronauta litoralis, one DNA window encodes the following:
- the serB gene encoding phosphoserine phosphatase SerB: MSETVNSNQLHLHVSGVDRPGVLADVLAFIVESECLVVDIKQFVFNGLLNLSLLVECKDVSKLEALRHSIVKVEKLKKYHIGCTPWERELRPERPYKFRQVVTLLGRRLGPVALAELTRTLASLDLNILRIEQLDYSDHHVLEFVIGAQKRMAGVNVLDALVNFKEQFEVDLAVQEDTLFRRNKRLIVMDADMTFLQCEVIDELGKVAGVGEELGQITRAAMNGEVDFEEALRRRVALLKGLTVEQLHEVSSRIPLTPGAETLVAILKKLGFKIAIVSGGFRFFIDQFKETYGLDYGFANSLELTDGKVTGNLVGDIVDAGAKKEILLSLAEREGLSVEQIVAVGDGANDIQMLASAGLGIAFNAKPIVEQHAQASLKTLNLEPILYFLGIPGIEIQELRDILQTGR; encoded by the coding sequence ATGAGCGAAACAGTAAACAGCAATCAACTTCACCTGCATGTTTCCGGAGTGGATCGCCCTGGAGTTCTTGCTGACGTTCTGGCATTTATCGTCGAGTCAGAGTGTCTGGTGGTTGATATCAAACAGTTCGTGTTCAACGGGCTGCTAAACCTTTCTCTTTTGGTCGAATGCAAAGATGTTTCCAAGCTGGAGGCTTTGAGGCATTCAATTGTTAAGGTCGAAAAGCTGAAGAAATATCATATTGGGTGCACTCCCTGGGAAAGGGAACTACGACCTGAAAGGCCTTACAAATTCCGGCAGGTCGTCACCCTTCTGGGTCGACGCCTTGGGCCCGTAGCACTTGCTGAATTGACCCGGACTCTGGCCTCGCTTGATCTTAATATCCTGAGAATCGAACAACTGGATTACAGTGATCATCATGTTCTCGAATTTGTCATTGGCGCGCAAAAACGAATGGCCGGGGTAAATGTCCTAGATGCTCTGGTGAACTTTAAGGAACAGTTTGAAGTTGATCTTGCTGTGCAGGAGGATACGCTGTTTCGACGCAATAAACGGCTCATCGTGATGGATGCGGATATGACGTTTCTTCAGTGTGAAGTCATCGATGAACTGGGCAAGGTCGCAGGGGTTGGAGAGGAATTGGGGCAGATCACCAGGGCTGCAATGAATGGCGAGGTGGATTTCGAGGAAGCTTTAAGGCGGCGGGTGGCTTTACTAAAAGGATTAACTGTTGAACAGTTACACGAAGTTTCGTCCCGGATTCCCTTAACCCCTGGCGCTGAAACGCTGGTGGCCATATTAAAAAAGCTGGGCTTTAAAATCGCCATTGTAAGTGGAGGGTTCCGGTTTTTTATCGACCAGTTTAAAGAAACTTATGGTCTGGATTACGGGTTTGCCAACAGCCTGGAATTGACCGACGGCAAGGTGACTGGAAACCTTGTCGGAGATATTGTGGATGCAGGTGCGAAAAAGGAAATCCTGTTATCGCTGGCTGAAAGAGAAGGTTTGTCGGTTGAACAGATTGTGGCAGTCGGTGATGGCGCCAATGATATTCAGATGCTGGCCAGTGCCGGTCTGGGCATCGCGTTTAATGCAAAACCCATTGTTGAACAGCATGCCCAGGCGAGCCTGAAAACGCTGA
- a CDS encoding replication-associated recombination protein A: MNQELFPEFESSSGSPPQPLAERMRPSSWDGLVGHEQLVGNASPLRLLIEKDTGLSFILWGPPGSGKTTIARIVAQITQSIFHELSAVNAGVADIRKVIEAAQKSWRGQGKRTILFIDEIHRFNKAQQDAILPHIENGTLRLVGSTTENPSFEVIPALRSRCQIFRLGALTTDHIRALLDRALSDKDRGLGQEVPDVEEEALNLIISHANGDARRALNVLEASIEAHGRSESKSDQLEKKTVEGIIQQVAVLYDKDGTEHFDHASAFQKSLRGSDADASVYWLAKMIAGGEDPRFIARRLVITASEDVGNADPMALVLANAAANAVERIGLPEARIPLAQAAIYVARAIKDNSAIIAVDSALAEINHRGGSYPVPEHLKDTHYKDAKSLHGFGKDYRYPHDYPDGKVQQEYLPSELKGKQFVPEPKKNKQ; encoded by the coding sequence ATGAACCAGGAACTGTTTCCTGAATTTGAATCTTCCTCAGGCTCTCCGCCACAACCTTTGGCCGAACGCATGAGACCTTCCTCCTGGGATGGGTTGGTTGGGCATGAACAACTGGTAGGGAATGCGAGTCCCCTGCGGTTACTTATCGAAAAGGATACAGGCTTGTCTTTTATCCTTTGGGGACCTCCGGGCTCTGGCAAAACCACGATTGCCCGGATAGTCGCTCAAATCACACAAAGTATTTTTCATGAACTCAGTGCCGTAAATGCCGGAGTGGCAGATATCAGGAAGGTGATAGAAGCTGCGCAAAAAAGCTGGAGGGGGCAGGGGAAACGTACCATCCTTTTCATTGATGAAATTCACCGGTTTAATAAGGCACAGCAGGATGCAATCCTCCCCCATATCGAAAATGGTACTTTGAGGTTGGTGGGGTCCACCACTGAAAACCCTTCTTTTGAAGTAATTCCAGCCCTCAGGTCGCGGTGTCAGATTTTCAGATTGGGGGCATTAACGACAGACCATATCCGGGCTCTTCTGGATCGCGCACTTTCGGATAAAGATCGGGGATTGGGGCAGGAGGTTCCGGATGTTGAAGAGGAAGCCCTGAATCTGATTATCAGTCATGCCAACGGGGATGCACGACGGGCGCTCAATGTTTTGGAAGCTTCAATTGAGGCTCATGGTCGATCGGAATCAAAATCCGATCAGCTTGAGAAAAAGACGGTTGAAGGGATTATTCAACAGGTTGCGGTGCTTTATGATAAAGATGGTACCGAACATTTTGACCATGCCTCTGCTTTCCAGAAAAGTTTGAGAGGTTCCGACGCGGATGCTTCTGTATACTGGCTTGCCAAAATGATTGCCGGAGGAGAAGATCCTCGGTTTATTGCGCGGCGGCTAGTTATTACCGCTTCTGAGGATGTCGGGAATGCGGATCCAATGGCCCTGGTTCTTGCCAACGCGGCAGCCAATGCAGTGGAACGGATTGGCTTGCCTGAAGCGAGGATTCCCCTGGCTCAAGCCGCTATTTATGTGGCCCGTGCAATAAAAGACAATTCGGCTATTATAGCGGTCGATTCTGCTCTTGCAGAAATCAATCACCGGGGGGGATCCTATCCTGTCCCTGAACATCTTAAAGACACTCATTATAAAGACGCAAAATCACTACATGGATTTGGAAAGGATTACCGTTACCCGCATGATTATCCGGACGGCAAGGTGCAGCAGGAATACCTCCCTTCGGAATTAAAAGGGAAACAATTTGTTCCCGAGCCAAAGAAAAACAAACAATAA
- a CDS encoding alpha/beta fold hydrolase, which produces MLPFEPLPGLKNGVLQTILGSQISGDTLIGERIFHKIPLDTKNFILGLELPSKIPDAPLILLLHGMGGCSESAYIRRLARKMESRGFGVFMMNQSGSGPGMGLSSRLWHGGSSEDLSKMVEYIKVLYPGRPLILTGFSLSGNILLKYLGEGRQIPSEVQSALAVNPPVDLKAAALAISQGPWARTFNGYYMKLLNRQLKAIKECFPDAFVPEKTSRTIYDFDIAYTTPVGGFKDVDEYYQLSSSFQFLDNIFVPTTILCSKDDPFVPFDIFERTRMSLCVSTEFPDGGGHMGYISKKKLPTGDRRWMDYYVEQWALDAASGLNGNKSLSVRTEKTPGGESK; this is translated from the coding sequence TTGCTTCCTTTTGAGCCACTGCCAGGATTAAAGAATGGCGTCCTCCAGACAATTCTGGGGTCGCAGATTTCCGGAGATACTCTTATAGGAGAAAGAATTTTTCATAAAATTCCCCTGGATACTAAAAATTTTATACTTGGACTTGAACTTCCTTCCAAAATTCCGGATGCCCCCTTGATTTTGCTGTTACATGGAATGGGCGGATGTAGTGAATCTGCCTATATCCGCCGTCTGGCTCGCAAAATGGAATCCAGAGGATTTGGCGTATTTATGATGAACCAGAGTGGCAGCGGTCCTGGAATGGGGTTGTCTTCACGATTGTGGCATGGCGGATCGAGTGAAGACTTATCCAAAATGGTGGAATATATAAAGGTTTTGTACCCGGGGCGCCCTTTGATTCTTACCGGGTTTTCTCTCAGTGGAAATATCCTTTTAAAATATCTGGGAGAGGGTAGGCAGATTCCGTCTGAAGTACAGTCGGCCCTTGCAGTCAATCCCCCTGTTGATTTAAAGGCAGCGGCACTGGCCATTTCTCAGGGACCCTGGGCCCGGACCTTTAATGGCTACTACATGAAACTCCTGAACCGCCAGCTCAAGGCGATAAAAGAGTGTTTCCCGGATGCATTTGTTCCTGAAAAAACATCGAGAACCATTTATGATTTTGATATTGCCTATACAACCCCGGTGGGTGGTTTTAAAGATGTTGATGAGTACTACCAGTTATCCAGTTCCTTTCAATTCCTGGATAATATTTTTGTACCCACCACAATTTTGTGTTCGAAGGATGATCCCTTCGTACCATTCGATATTTTTGAACGGACCCGAATGAGTTTGTGCGTGTCGACTGAGTTTCCAGATGGTGGGGGGCATATGGGATATATATCGAAAAAAAAATTGCCGACCGGAGATCGCCGCTGGATGGATTATTACGTCGAGCAATGGGCCCTGGATGCTGCCTCTGGTCTGAATGGAAATAAATCCTTGTCGGTTCGGACGGAGAAAACACCGGGAGGGGAAAGTAAATGA
- a CDS encoding tetratricopeptide repeat protein: MRNWIIYSIVFAILTTTNALALPGPPLDRAFRLSKQGLWEDSIPYFQKALEADPGNQLAQANLGVAYSQVGKYKEAMHAYDAALSMGYDSANFRYLRGLALLKLELINEAEKEMETALKMNPLMPETLYDLGLVYILQNRNKDAMELVKKLYRRNHTLSEKLFHEIPSNYKVSSVDDGGVLTGTVHLTGRKPKPRVFHLIHAPNIKFCGRISDGMGHRILHDFVTGPNGELQETVIAIRGLKKGKPFNKKMQTFHIDRCRANNYAIGIMNGEELLIENTDPIRHEIATYQFYKRKVRQTSNKPVTPRSSQIRSAFVKPGSEEFIIKCNLHPFLQTHGLFVDNPYYTITDEKGQFKIDDIPPGTYEVTAWHPYLPASHGTITIESGKSAALNFEFKSTDIRRKLYSNDTKGYRFNTWFDSGENFYGGKRGDDPVEILQKFDNSDRYDEEELKPFDEGLKPLKD, translated from the coding sequence ATGCGGAACTGGATTATTTATAGTATCGTTTTTGCGATCCTGACGACAACAAACGCATTGGCTTTGCCCGGCCCCCCCCTGGACCGGGCATTTCGGTTGAGCAAACAAGGACTCTGGGAAGATTCTATTCCTTATTTCCAGAAAGCCCTTGAGGCTGACCCCGGAAATCAATTAGCGCAAGCTAATCTTGGCGTTGCCTATAGTCAGGTTGGAAAATATAAGGAAGCCATGCACGCCTATGATGCCGCACTGAGCATGGGTTACGATTCAGCAAACTTTCGATATTTACGCGGGCTCGCTCTTTTAAAACTGGAGTTGATCAATGAAGCGGAAAAGGAGATGGAAACGGCACTAAAAATGAACCCGCTGATGCCGGAAACTTTATACGACCTCGGCCTGGTTTATATCCTCCAGAACCGCAACAAAGATGCAATGGAATTAGTTAAAAAACTATATCGACGCAATCACACTCTCTCTGAAAAATTGTTTCATGAGATTCCCTCAAATTATAAAGTAAGCTCTGTGGATGACGGAGGAGTGCTTACAGGTACGGTCCATTTAACGGGTCGTAAACCCAAGCCAAGGGTATTTCATCTCATCCACGCACCCAATATAAAATTTTGTGGCAGGATTTCAGATGGAATGGGGCATCGGATCTTGCACGATTTTGTTACGGGCCCAAATGGGGAACTCCAGGAAACCGTAATTGCCATTCGTGGATTAAAAAAAGGGAAACCCTTTAATAAAAAAATGCAGACGTTTCATATCGACCGCTGCCGCGCCAATAATTATGCAATCGGAATTATGAATGGAGAGGAATTACTGATTGAAAACACAGATCCGATCCGCCACGAAATCGCCACTTACCAGTTTTACAAGCGGAAAGTACGCCAAACTTCCAATAAACCTGTCACACCACGCTCATCACAAATTCGTTCAGCCTTTGTTAAACCTGGATCTGAAGAATTTATAATAAAGTGTAATCTTCACCCTTTCCTTCAAACCCATGGGTTATTTGTCGACAACCCCTACTACACGATCACTGATGAAAAGGGCCAGTTCAAGATCGACGATATTCCACCTGGAACCTACGAAGTAACAGCCTGGCATCCATACCTGCCCGCCAGCCACGGAACCATCACCATTGAATCCGGGAAATCTGCCGCATTGAACTTTGAGTTCAAAAGCACAGACATCAGGCGCAAACTATACTCCAATGATACCAAGGGGTATCGATTCAACACCTGGTTTGATAGTGGGGAAAATTTTTACGGTGGAAAACGAGGGGACGACCCGGTTGAAATCCTTCAGAAATTCGACAACTCGGATCGTTATGATGAGGAGGAATTAAAACCTTTCGACGA